The DNA segment AACAAGTGTTGTGCAAATTCTTCCACCAACTTATAAATTGTAATCTGTACAAAAATGTAttctaaaatttctaaaattgatttttttttaaattgagaattcaaaattaaagaaataagctctgaaaaaataaatttggaatagatttttgtgtttcacagatgaaattcaataatagaactaaaaaaaatcaaaatttcattctaaaaagtttaaatttGAAGTATAACTTTAAACacagattttttttcttctatttattCATCTTACTAATCTCATTATTCTAATTGTTGGATGTTACACATACATCTACACTGCAAATTAACCCCACAAACTACTGTTTACCAATTTTTTCCATGGCAGAAAATGCCATGAAGCTAAGCATAGATATTACACAGTTAAGGTTAACAATCTTAGGGTTATGAATATGTGCAGCAACCAAGGCTTTGTCACAGTTATCAGCACCATCACCAGCAATTCTGGCATCATAGTTTGCAGCAGAAAGATCATTTTTCATCTCACCAAGGGAATAACTGAATGCTCTTATCACCCCATCATAGTCAGAGGTTGCACACTTTTCAATGGCTGGAACATGTTCTTCCTTGGCCAACCCTTTAAGATAAATTTTCCCTTCTAATCCTTTCTTCAACCCCAGTTTCAGGATTGCCTGTGAAAGTTCAGTGAAGTTTTTGGCATGGACGATTTCAGAATCTCTTCTCAGGACTTTCTGGCACAAGGTATAGTCTTCTATGGTTTCATTGCAGACTTTGTCAATGAGGTCAGGACCAGCACCAAGTACCCTGTGATGAACATGAGATCTTCTACCctttgttggcaaaggagattGAACAATGAGGATCAAGCAAAGAGTCACTAACATGGAACATAGTGTTGAAGAATTCATTTTTGCTAGGGTTTCAACCAAGAACAACTATAGGTTGCAGAAGAAGGAGATGGTGTAATCACTCTTCAAGATGTTTGCTTTTTATAGCATTTAAATGTTGGAATTCCATgtattagaaattaaaatattttattttttttaaataagtagaaaatttattttaaaaaattgagttaaacttataataattcttttaatataatattaaaatcattttaaaagacTATATTTAAGCAGTAAAAGACTAGATTTAACTGTTTTACATGCAATTTGTCCACTATTCAATATAAAAGCACAtaccataattttttatatctaatttcaaataattaCTTTACTTTAATAATGATATAAGAATAGTAACGGTCAACTAATACCAGATAACTGAAACCATCCTCAAGAAAAGaattaaaaagtattatatataacaatatTCAAATGCaaactttataatatatattatcaaaCAATGTGTGAATCAATCACTTTTTCTTCAAAAGCAAATCTAACGggtttcaaattcaaattcttaTGTTTTTACCTTTACTTAATATATATAGTTTGATATTAGTAAATgttatgataatttttattaaagttgTGAGATATAACAGAGACTGGTCCAAATTGGTATATCTGGGGCTTGACCCCtgctttttttaaaatttttaagaaatgtaaatatattataccatataatataatttaaaaatataaaatactgagataattaaattttggaattatttttttatttggtttataaattaattttttttatatctaatattattgataaataatttcttcatctaattaattaaaaatattttaactgcTAACTTTATAATGTAAATACGtactcaataaaaaaataattattttctcaattttacaattttaatattctaTGAAATGTTTTACTTAATGTTCTTTTTAACGTTGCTAAATCACGTGATAATTAATGTACTTCAAATAACTATATGcaatatatattaaatgaaaatagaaaagataatagtttaaatttttgACCAATTTCCGAAAAATCTAAAATCTATCATCTTGGAAATAGAATGACACTTCTCTCCATTTCTATATTGATTGATTATTTAATCGAATGCTTTAGATTAATTATAGTTTAAGAGTAGCGTGAGAAACTTTAATAGCTTTTTaaagaaacaattaaaaataaacataaaatatggCTGTACCTTTACCtgtacttttattttaaattaacaatTGCATCACATTTCAGCCACGTAGCAAATCtatatatctttaaaattacggatttgtaaaaatatgttaagtattattaatattaaacattagtaaaattatttttgttataacttttttttgtagAAGTTATTAGTCGtaatacaattttattaataaaaaatactattaatagaaataaatttgataaattattatttatagaaaataaattaaaaaatattaataattagaacacgcatgaaaacaaaattgatgtgaaataaataataaaggaAACGGAAACATGGTCCTTATTGTatactgtatttttttttctctctttattgTATTTGCAAGAATCACCCAAGTCAATAAAcctttctttaaaattttgacTCATTATTTTCTAACAAAATAAGatttttcttgaaaatttgTGTTCAAACATCTTGGCTATTTCGTCATCGGTTTTAGAGTTAATTGATCTGTGAAAGACCatacaattataaattatttcaagTTAATTATCTTTTAGAATTAGGAGAATTAatgatgtttttatatttttataattcattCGATTCGATGTATAAGAGATTGCAAAAGATTATACTTACTAATTATAATTACAATGAGTGAGTGAATATAATTATACATGGATATTGTAGGTTGCCATGAATTTTATTTagagaaaatatttaatttaaatgaattttagtatatctaaattattttaaataattaagtatTGAATATAAGACAACGCTTGTGGtgatacatatattttaaataatttattatatttaaatcatTTCTAAATACTATATgtttaaataactatttttaagtttaattattaaaaaaacaaggattaaatatgaaatataagaTAACATGCATgatcatatatatatttctttattttatttaaatgtatAGAGACAACAAACGTAAAAGGACACACATGGTCGTACACATCTCTAACCAAtcctaattttttaaaatacatggAATTATAAACTACACTATTATATTTAAAGAGTTAGTATCAAATTTAGTTATAATAGAAGAGTTATTACTAAAATAGATGGTGCGTGAGACCACACTTATGTTCAATTTACATTTATGTATAAAAATAATGTCAATTATACCCTATATCAGTGTAAAACAAATTCCATTGGAAGCCTTTCTAATATTTACatagttaattatattttcacaataaaaaattagttaattatattttcacaaTAAAAGATTATAATCTTTTATATTATTGAGACTTGAGTCGAGcttcataaatattattttgcaCCATACTTGATTAATTATCATTCCACATCATTATGATATTCGActattttcaattatttgtttgttttaaatctAGAAATCACAATGTTTAATTAGTTATGGATGAATACTAGATTCTGAAGATAAGGTCCAACTTTTGAGAGTGATTATCCTTGATTCTTATTTATGATTCTTATTTATAGTCTTTgcgaaacatattttttttttataattatcttctttaaaacttaaaaaacaatCCTAAATTATAGATAATAAGTTCATTCTTAgtttattacaattattttttttttcttgtggtAACAGGAACACAAATAAAATTTACTTCAAAATCATTTGTTTGTAACCTTGTTCCATTACCTAGAACATTTATTTGATAAatgtttattaaaaacattatagaaGCATTATAGCTACATTAACTTTTAGTTGAATACAACGAGTGAATCCATCAACATCCAACATCATTCAAAAACATTGAtgtaaactaaaatattaagaatGTGTATTTGaacttaaataagttttttattcaGTATAAACGGAAGTGATTAACTTGTTTTACACATCGACCAAATGTTCtcttaacaaataaaaataaaactataaactTTAATCAAACTTCAAAAAATCATTTTCCTATCGCGTTCCCGTCCAAAAAGAATTAACTTCAActcttaaaatgaaaatttgaacaaaaagtaaaaaatatattgaaatctTACTATAAACCTTAAGAAACCTACAATGGTGGCAAAAAAATGccaataaaacaaaatattttactaatttaGTGTGCATTTTCAATCTTATTGATCTTATTGTCAATATAATCCTTGATAATCGATAAATATAATAGATTTTACAAATCAAAAGGTGGAGTAGAACTTGTAATATTGTGATAGGTACAaaatttttgagaaaaaaaagaagaaacatTTAAGATACATAAGAGAACACTATTGAGAGAacaaatgacaaaaaaaatgtgGCATGTCAGTTCCAGGTGTAACGTGCTGCATTTGCCACGTGTCATGCTCTATTAACCACAATAACCACGtcattgaaaaaaatcattggTTAGGTAATTTTATGAAATGTagttttctaatattttaacaaattttgtgATTGTGACACGTCTTTCCTTTCAGTTAATTTTTAAGGAGTTTCCTTTTCAATATGTTTTCTATTTACAATTATCAAATCCAAATCGTACATTATAAAAATCAGTTTAAAATTTCACTCACATCAATTGTTTGTTAATTATCAAACGAGTTTATACAATTTTAATGtcgtaaaaaatatttattaatttcataaaaagtCCTTTTAATACTTATACTAGTTAAGTATAGATAATTTGACAGATGAgtgatttgttttaaatttaattatttttatttatcatattataTTGCAGAAGAGAAAGAGAAGGTGTCTGAAGAGAGAAAcactaattataaataattatcctCAAAATAgtgaaattaatatataatcacTACctaattgattaaattaaaaacgaAGGATGAAGTGGTGACAGAAACTTCCATTTTAACGTGAGAATCTGAATCAGCAAGCAAAGAGTGCGAACTTTGGCACTAGTGTTAGGTAATTATCAAAAACAAGGTTCGTTAAAGCACTGTGAGTAGTTTTCATCTTCAATACGACACCGCTAATGCAAGTCCTCGTCGTCGTTTAACGCTCTCGTTTTCAGTTcacggagaaagataaaaaagCGTTGAAACGAAGCATCTCGAACGCTGCGAGATCTCAAACCCGCGCTTTCGAAGCGTTTTCTGCGATCAATGGAGTTCGACCCGATCCCAATCGGTTCGTGCTCCAAAGAACACCAGGCGATCTACAAGGACTGGTTCAATTGCGCTGATTCAGGTACACTGCATCACAGCACAACACATTTTTCAGTGGCTTTTGTGTTCCTTATTTTTCGTCAGAAAATTCACCGAAACACTTCGTTTTTCAGATAGCGATGGCCGCATTACGGGGAGTGATGCCACCAAGTTTTTCTCCATGTCCAATTTGTCTCGCCAAGATCTTAAGCAGGTTTGTGTTCTCCCGTTTTTCTTTGCTGTCGTTGTTTTGCCTCGAAACATGAATGAATATAGGTGAGAATTGGATGTGATCGAAATCATGACCAAATTTCTAAGATACTATATGATTGCTTGCTTAGTGGATAAAGTGTAAAGTGATAAAAGTTGAGCTTTATTAACATGCCCTACTCCCTTTATTTTCTCCTCATTAATGAAATAACGCGAGGCGAATGAATCGACACTGGCTGTGTTGAATACCCACCCCACTTTAAATTTGTTCACCTCTGGTAGCTTTATCTGACCGAGTATAACTGCCTCTCATGAAGGATACCTGtagtcactacaaaaaaaataaaaaaaacaaaacaaagtttGGTATTTCAGTGTGTATGCAATTGTAGAGAAAAGATAAAACTGAGATTATTTGATTTTACAAATCGGCCAATTTTGGTTTAATGTTCACTTATCATCTCATCATTTCATACAATAAGTAACAAATGTTGtttgcttttaattttaatttgctcTCTTCTGCCTTTGCTAGCAATCGTGCATAGGTGAACTTTGAACTTCCCCTGCCTTTCCTATCTTAAATTCCTCTTCATTTTCAATTTGCCGAGGCAGACTTAGTTGCTGGTTTTGAATCAGTCATCTGATTTGTGAATGCCTCATATTATCCAGTTCCTACATTGGTTTTGATTTTTACAATTCCAATTCAAAACTTAAGCATTGTAGGTATAGAGAATTTTATCCTGTTATTGAAATATATTGCTAAATATTGCCactatttaaatttttgaaacttttgtATGAGTGAAACAATTTAATTACGCATATGACATGACATCTTATCAtttcattataatatttattttatactgaTAATGTACTGATTTTGAACTCTTACAATATCTCATATAGAAGTCTGCTTCGGCATAGTCATCTCTAACAACTGAATGGTTCAGGCAGTTAATGGTTGTGTTTTTAATGTAATATACTTGCCGATTATTAtctattttctcttcttttctctttctttcttcctaACTAAAATGTTTATTTGTTTGCTTCTGTTACCAAAATAAGGTGTGGGCTATTGCAGATACAAAGCGGCAAGGATATCTTGGTTTCTCTGATTTTATCATTGCTATGCAGGTAACAATGTTTATACATTTTTTGAACATCAATGTAAATAAATTTCCAAAATCTTACTCATTTGAATGAAATGTAGCTAGTTTCTTTGGCTCAATCTGGGCACGCAATAACACCCGATTTGCGGACTAGTGATGGTAAGTTATGTATGTTTAGGTTTGTCTTATTACTTTGTTTgaataacattataaaattgtattagtTTTTAATGCACATTCATGTTGCTATGCCTGTCTACATATGTTGATTCTGAATGTCTTCTTGCGGATTTAACCTAATGgaagttttcttttatttcagttgattttACAAATCTGAAACCTCCCGTAATGGATGGTTTGGATGCATTACTAGTTGTAAGTATTTCTTTCTAATGTCTTCTTTTACAGTGTAAACATTTTTATGCTTATTTTGTGAAAGTTCTGACCACTCGAATTTGTTTACccagaagaaaaagaataaacatAAAGAAGTTGACACAAATGGTAATATATTTTTCTCGTTTTTCCAAATATGGGCATtcatattgattttattttctttttatattcttttcttcTGAAGATCTAGTCTAAGTTCAGTAATTACAGGTAGTTCACAATTGCAGCCATCACCATCAAGTAACTGGTTTTCTTCAAAATCAACAAAAAAGGCAAGCATTCTGTTGCTGTTAATTTGATGGATTCTTTGTTCATCATCCTTACCTTCCAGTCCACTAGAAAACACACTGAATATTCATTTcaagttttaaaataatgacCAACTTGATTGTCCTTCTTTACCTTCTCTAGGTTGTTCTGGTTTGGTTTAGTGTCATCTTGATCTTGAAAAGTATATGTGAGAGACATCTGTTTTGGTTGCTCTGTGTCTTCTATAAGATGATGAACCAAATATATTTAGGTAATTATTAGGATCCTGAAACCTACCTTATTATTTGATTTCAATGCATGTGCTTAACTTATTTTAGCCAATATGAAGCATGGACACCCCTCTTTAATAGCGTGTCCCTGTGTCTGTTACCCGTATGACATGTGTCAGATACTCTGCTGAAGTATCAAATTTAAAGGCTGTTATTTTGCGGCTCCTACACGACTCTATCACAGCACTAATGAGAGTAATGTGCAATATTGTCGTGTCAGTTTATAAATGGtattatattttcttgtttCTTCTTTTTGGCTTGACAAAATGTGTATTTTGTCTCGTGGAAATCTAAACAGCTAACTTTGTCTCTAATATTTTATGAATCAAGTTAACATTATCCTAAAGGTCATCATCCTACATATATGTTCTACAGGACCTTTTATCTGTATTTGTTACCTCTTTACTATTGGCAGTTCTTTAAAATTGTCAAATATTTCTTTCATAAGTCTTTTTACTTGTATCTGTGATACATTTGTTCATAGGTGCCTCTTTCCTCAGTGACATCAATAATTGATGGCTTGAAGAGACTCTACCTTAACAAGTTGAAGCCATTAGAAGCCACTTACCGTTTTAATGATTTTGTATCACCATTACTGGTGAGTAAGTTATTTTGTTTAGGTTGTTACTTCGTTTTGAATATCTACAAAGatatacaattattattttttactgatTGTAATTTTTTACATTCTGTAGGCAAATAGTGACTTTGATGCCAAACCAATGGTTATGCTTTTGGGTCAGTACTCAACTGGTAAAACAACATTTATCAAACATCTGCTTAAAAGTAGTTATCCAGGCACGTGATTCTTCTTTCTCTATATACCCATATGTATCTCTTGCGCCTCTTATATCTGTTTTTTGAACAAATAGTTCTTTATCTCCCTGCAACAGTTTCCTACTAATCCTTCTGATTACTATATGAACAAAGTATTGAATGTTTTCAACGTCTGTAAAATAGGAAatgcatttatttattttgatattcttTTGCAAAACTTTAGGAAGCTTAATAGGATGATATAGCATTACTTTTGAAATATATTGTTACTAATCTCTGTTATGTTTTTCCCCATAAATGTTGATAGGAGCCCATATTGGACCTGAGCCAACAACTGATAGGTTTGTTGTCGTCATGGTACGTGCTAGCCAAGCCGATTCTTTCTCATGACTCTATTATTGCGTTCCATGTTTTCTCAGTTTTAAACATATAAATCAGTTTGGCTTCTAAATCATGGAAATATCCAACATCTTGGCAGATGCTATGAATCGCCAACTCTGCTATTTCTTGCAGTATTGGAGTGCCAGTCAGTCATGCTTCAAACACTAGCATTCCTTTGATATTCGCATGAGATGCTATGGTCACTACCCGGTGTCcaattaaaagatttttttgaaGACTTGTTTCTTAACTCAGTCAACTGACACCTAAATATGGCTTTAGACTTCAAGGCACTGGACTgctaaaaattgaaaaaatattttaactttcagaaatcaacttaaaatataaagagtagtataaaaatatttaaaataaacaaaatgcTAATATAAACTTTTGTAGGGAAAATGTAAAATAGTgcttcttaaatttattttgttagaatTTAACAAGTTATTTTAGAGGGTGAATATAGAAATTCAGAATCTCAATTTAGAtattttgtgtttcatttgagTTGCAAATCCTAATGCTCATACATATATGTGTATACTGACGTGTCTCTGTCTATGTTTCATAGTATGGAAGTTCAAAAACTTGATTGTGGAACTATGTAGTTTGTACTGTAGCATTAGTGCCAAGATTTGATGgttttgaattattttcttaaggcttaaatatgtttttagtcCTTTAACTTTGGGACACTTTCTTTTGACCCTCCAATTAAAAAGTTTCAATTTTTAGTCTTCTGATTTTTTTGAAATGCCTTTTATAGTCCTTGGTGTTGTATATTATTAACGATGTTGATGTGGC comes from the Phaseolus vulgaris cultivar G19833 chromosome 8, P. vulgaris v2.0, whole genome shotgun sequence genome and includes:
- the LOC137825444 gene encoding uncharacterized protein, whose product is MNSSTLCSMLVTLCLILIVQSPLPTKGRRSHVHHRVLGAGPDLIDKVCNETIEDYTLCQKVLRRDSEIVHAKNFTELSQAILKLGLKKGLEGKIYLKGLAKEEHVPAIEKCATSDYDGVIRAFSYSLGEMKNDLSAANYDARIAGDGADNCDKALVAAHIHNPKIVNLNCVISMLSFMAFSAMEKIGKQ